One Setaria italica strain Yugu1 chromosome II, Setaria_italica_v2.0, whole genome shotgun sequence DNA segment encodes these proteins:
- the LOC101770220 gene encoding uncharacterized protein LOC101770220, which yields MDASLLPASPCRSGDMNLPPPSRVPWTQQPVREGEMVTTDWGPIIVAVVLFILLSPGFLFQLPARFRVVEFGNMGTSALSILVHAILYFCILTIVVVAIGVHVYSTKPDPVD from the coding sequence ATGGACGCTAGCTTATTGCCTGCCTCTCCCTGCCGGAGCGGCGACATGAATCTCCCACCACCCAGCAGAGTACCTTGGACACAGCAACCAGTGCGTGAGGGAGAGATGGTGACGACGGACTGGGGGCCGATCATCGTGGCGGTGGTGCTGTTCATCCTGCTGTCGCCGGGGTTCCTGTTCCAGCTGCCGGCGAGGTTCAGGGTGGTGGAGTTCGGCAACATGGGCACCAGCGCACTCTCCATCCTCGTCCACGCCATCCTCTACTTCTGCATACTGACCATCGTCGTCGTAGCCATCGGCGTCCACGTCTACTCCACCAAGCCCGATCCCGTAGACTAA
- the LOC101769815 gene encoding actin cytoskeleton-regulatory complex protein pan1 — translation MVHQEEDQNRGQASTSPAVTPAETDSQTPADKFNKKESSSSSSASSENIDEDDFFQIEGPILGSTISFSHNAAIKEQSGSSSNPESHAPTDPKQSPRVQAMSRAPDECPDPKRIPSSVFARSKSTTPTDWSVTSNESLFSINVGNASFSKDHFFLYGKSGEMGNPNDPLAPLPPLPRPSTSSSPIRSEGAKTTVQASAKLKPATKEGDQDGDDKTDYNHSLSHRSDASTTSFAFPILAGGDVKNSGFMKDDSSELARQSTSQLSQQAEPVVEQEAPKVEAEAPEAEQAPEPAPPSTSAAEPTPQPSAPAKWFPCCSCCPFCC, via the exons ATGGTCCATCAGGAGGAAGACCAAAATAGAGGACAAGCGAGCACCAGTCCTGCTGTTACCCCTGCCGAAACCGATAGCCAAACACCAGCAGACAAGTTCAACAAGAAGGAATCAAGCTCCTCATCTTCTGCTTCATCAGAAAACATAGATGAGGATGATTTCTTTCAGATAGAGGGTCCAATACTAGGCAGCACAATATCGTTCAGTCATAATGCAGCAATCAAAGAACAGAGCGGTTCATCTTCAAATCCTGAAAGTCATGCACCCACTGACCCAAAGCAGTCACCACGGGTGCAGGCCATGTCTAGAGCACCGGATGAGTGTCCAGACCCTAAAAGAATCCCATCATCCGTCTTTGCAAGGTCAAAATCGACGACGCCGACGGACTGGAGCGTGACATCAAATGAATCTCTCTTTAGCATCAACGTTGGGAACGCGAGCTTTTCAAAGGACCATTTCTTCTTGTATGGCAAATCAGGTGAAATGGGCAACCCCAATGACCCATTGGCGCCACTGCCGCCATTGCCAAGGCCGAGCACCAGCTCTAGCCCTATTAGAAGTGAGGGCGCCAAGACAACCGTACAGGCCAGTGCAAAACTGAAGCCTGCTACCAAGGAAGGGGACCAAGATGGGGATGACAAGACTGATTACAACCATAGCCTGTCACACCGTTCTGATGCTAGCACAACAAGCTTCGCATTCCCAAT ATTGGCAGGCGGTGACGTGAAAAATAGTGGATTCATGAAAGATGACTCTTCTGAGCTTGCCCGGCAAAGCACATCGCAACTGTCCCAGCAGGCAGAGCCTGTTGTTGAGCAGGAAGCTCCAAAAGTTGAAGCCGAGGCACCGGAAGCTGAACAAGCCCCAGAACCAGCACCGCCATCGACGTCGGCGGCAGAACCAACACCACAACCATCAGCCCCGGCAAAATGGTTTCCTTGCTGTTCTTGCTGTCCATTCTGTTGCTGA